The following coding sequences are from one Diabrotica virgifera virgifera chromosome 2, PGI_DIABVI_V3a window:
- the LOC126879817 gene encoding brachyurin-like isoform X1, whose product MGKNQFSFVTAKGCNFFNVHICTKSNAGKPAAENSEKSSDLEIIDGQEVVPHSMPYMAAIRTVINSTSILCGGSLISDSLVLTAARCVDGASEVDVTLGAHNLEDNEDSQITLISSSFFIHKDYRHSGLADDIAVIELPVSVPLSRYIATIKLPELTDIGNTYEGQEALVAGWGGVNDVEQVKSNVLRYQNLTIIPVEMCEISYLFKMQSDQICASAPLGKNICLGDNGSPLVVNGVQIGIASYGSVFGCSMGFPGVFTRVTKYLEWLPL is encoded by the exons AtgggaaaaaatcaattttcgtTTGTAACtgcaaagggctgtaacttttttaatgtgcacatttgtactaag TCCAATGCAGGAAAACCCGCAGCAGAAAACTCTGAGAAATCCAGTGACCTTGAAATTATTGATGGACAGGAAGTCGTACCTCATTCGATGCCATATATG GCTGCTATTCGTACTGTAATAAATTCCACCTCAATTTTGTGTGGAGGATCTTTAATTAGTGATTCCTTAGTCCTGACAGCAGCTCGGTGTGTTGATGG agCTAGTGAAGTGGATGTTACTTTAGGGGCTCACAATTTAGAAGACAATGAAGACAGTCAAATTACTCTGATTTCCTCATCATTTTTTATACATAAAGATTATAGACATTCGGGATTAGCTGACGATATTGCAGTTATTGAATTACCCGTATCAGTTCCTTTAAGTA GATATATTGCCACTATAAAGTTACCAGAACTTACAGATATTGGCAATACCTATGAAGGACAAGAAGCTTTAGTTGCCGGATGGGGTGGAGTAAATGATGTAGAACAAGTCAAAAGCAATGTTTTACGGTATCAAAACTTGACTATTATTCCAGTTGAAATGTGTGAAAtctcatatttatttaaaatgcaATCGGACCAAATTTGTGCATCAGCACCATTGGGAAAGAATATCTGCTTGGGAGATAACGGAAGTCCTTTAGTTGTAAATGGAGTACAA ATTGGCATTGCTTCCTATGGTAGCGTGTTTGGATGTTCGATGGGATTCCCTGGTGTTTTTACCAGAGTAACAAAATATCTGGAATGGTTACCGCTTTAA
- the LOC126879817 gene encoding chymotrypsin-like isoform X2: MYNYYGVYVILVSCIYLSNAGKPAAENSEKSSDLEIIDGQEVVPHSMPYMAAIRTVINSTSILCGGSLISDSLVLTAARCVDGASEVDVTLGAHNLEDNEDSQITLISSSFFIHKDYRHSGLADDIAVIELPVSVPLSRYIATIKLPELTDIGNTYEGQEALVAGWGGVNDVEQVKSNVLRYQNLTIIPVEMCEISYLFKMQSDQICASAPLGKNICLGDNGSPLVVNGVQIGIASYGSVFGCSMGFPGVFTRVTKYLEWLPL, from the exons ATGTATAACTATTATGGTGTTTATGTTATTCTAGTGAGTTGTATATATCTG TCCAATGCAGGAAAACCCGCAGCAGAAAACTCTGAGAAATCCAGTGACCTTGAAATTATTGATGGACAGGAAGTCGTACCTCATTCGATGCCATATATG GCTGCTATTCGTACTGTAATAAATTCCACCTCAATTTTGTGTGGAGGATCTTTAATTAGTGATTCCTTAGTCCTGACAGCAGCTCGGTGTGTTGATGG agCTAGTGAAGTGGATGTTACTTTAGGGGCTCACAATTTAGAAGACAATGAAGACAGTCAAATTACTCTGATTTCCTCATCATTTTTTATACATAAAGATTATAGACATTCGGGATTAGCTGACGATATTGCAGTTATTGAATTACCCGTATCAGTTCCTTTAAGTA GATATATTGCCACTATAAAGTTACCAGAACTTACAGATATTGGCAATACCTATGAAGGACAAGAAGCTTTAGTTGCCGGATGGGGTGGAGTAAATGATGTAGAACAAGTCAAAAGCAATGTTTTACGGTATCAAAACTTGACTATTATTCCAGTTGAAATGTGTGAAAtctcatatttatttaaaatgcaATCGGACCAAATTTGTGCATCAGCACCATTGGGAAAGAATATCTGCTTGGGAGATAACGGAAGTCCTTTAGTTGTAAATGGAGTACAA ATTGGCATTGCTTCCTATGGTAGCGTGTTTGGATGTTCGATGGGATTCCCTGGTGTTTTTACCAGAGTAACAAAATATCTGGAATGGTTACCGCTTTAA